The window ATGTTTGTATATGAGCGATGGCATCACAAAGGGATAACGTCACGTGACAACGCGTTTTAGcgcgaaattataaatgacaaaagaaaaccacggatatttaataaattgagcatattttaacaataaaaatataattcatgctaTAAGTGAATAATAGTCCTCTAtcgtacatacattttaaaaattgtcaaACACCCTAGTGTATGttaatctgttagaacatcatgtaataaaaaaaatctaatatcagaattatttttttttgaaatgctATGTCGTTTTAGCAATACACTGATAACACTGCgtgtttaggcgagaaagaggcAATAGCACACACAAAATACTTAATTCCTTTCGATACACTTGCAtgacggtatttatttattgtatacggTATTTATTGATGTCGTTTACCGTTCGTTTGTTTTGGGGGATAGGGACCGTTTTGTAGTAATTTGCGTATCTTATTTCAAATTCCacgactcaatgaactgctgcaaccatgTCGGTGAACGTATTgagagttcatttgtgagctgaccttcttaactctataggttcggtaataatatcatcagctgtgacgtagttcattcacatAAGTTAAGCacgctaagagacagcgtgattaaaaaaccataaatctaacaTCAGGATTTTTGTGGCAAATATTGATTACTTTCCATCATTCATtacttatacatttaattataacttaattagAACTAAACTATAACTAGATCGTAACTAACTGAATTCGATACTAGAATCCAAGTGCGTGCGAGGGCGCGGGCTCGACGGCGCATCTCGTGGAGCGATGTCAGCTACTCCGTAATTGCGCCATGTTATTGCGTGTTATGTATATGTTCAAGGTCAGAGAGTGCGCTGGGTCGGCAGAATTGGTAGAGTCGTTAGATATGACAATagccacaataaaaaataaatatcaatattattgaacttggtttttttttttttttttttttttttttttttttttttttttttatgtctctTGTTATTTACATGTCTAAATCTATTTAACCAGTTTGTTGGCGACACGCCGACCCCGTCAGATGCGTGacggtttaggtttaggtttaggtttaggtttaggtttaggtttaggtttaggtttaggtttaggtttaggtttaggtttaggtttaggtttaggtttaggtttaggtttaggtttaggtttaggtttaggtttaggtttgggtttgggtttagGTTTGGGTtttgggtttaggtttaggtttaggtttgggtttgggtttaggtttaggtttaggtttaggtttaggtttaggtttaggtttaggtttaggtttaggtttaggtttaggtttaggtttaggtttaggtttaggtttaggtttaggtttgggtttaggtttaggtttaggtttaggttttaggttaggttaggttaggttaggttaggttaggttaggttaggttaggttaggttaggttaggttaggttaggttaggttaggttaggttaggttaggttaggttaggttaggttaggttaggttaggttaggttaggttaggttaggttaggttaggttaggttaggttaggttaggttaggttaggttaggttaggttaggttaggttaggttaggttaggttaggttaggttaggttaggttaggttaggttaggttaggttaggttaggttaggttaggttaggttaggttaggttaggttaggttgggttaggttaggttaggttaggttaggttaggttaggttaggttaggttaggttaggttaggttaggttaggttaggttaggttaggttaggttaggttaggttaggttaggttaggttaggttaggttaggttaggttaggttaggttaggttaggttaggttaggttaggttaggttaggttaggttaggttaggttaggttaggttaggttaggttaggttaggttaggttaggttaggttaggttaggttaggttaggttaggttaggttaggttggggtgctaggtcaggaaacctcctcgtggtgcaccctgggcaacggcgcgtcgatcagaccgatcaggctgatctgcgcgctggctaatatcctgacaaccacGGGGGTTGggggtcgtcgcctcttgcggcggccgtcgtgtTATGGTTGgtgagattggcccatcttgggcggccccggttctgtccggaggtgtcgacgggctcggtgtgcgctcacccgccccgagcaggcggTGGGGGGGACtctctctcccattgtcgccgtcgcagatcgtaatccggtgtggaggtctgtggatatgtctcgcgctcccgctggaccgagggtcttggcttaaccgcccggaccgcgaggaaagaaacctctataaaaaatcaccccgaatcccaagcggcggcgcaccgcgaagGATGCAtagccgatgggtagttcggtctcgagtgcgaccccgccagagtaccggccgacactctgtgcgggttacgctaggcttacccaggtacaggggcactgcctgggcggaccaccctttccccatactcgtgggactcaAAATGGATTCTCTTAACTTTAAAAACCAACGATCATTTTGACGAGATTGCCTACTCGGTTCCGTCCGGAGGCGGTGGTCGTGGGCGTAAGCCCAACGACGTAGACGATGTGAGGGGAGTGTGGCTGAAAGGCCAATGGAGGGAGTGGCCGGAACATCCGGGGCCACAATCACAGACGTAGATTCAGAGTCGAGCGGAAGTGTCTCTTCCGTCCGGAGCAGGAGAGCTCCTGGAGGAGGCATTCCCGCTCGATTGACAGTGTGTCACTTCACTAGTGACACTGACGAGCCGGCGCCGAAAGACACTAGCAACCGACGGCCGAGGGAGAGGGCGTCCTCCCTCGGTCGGTAAATACGCCGGGCTTAAGAAGGCGCAGAAAGAACGCGACCGCCTGAAGCGAGAGGAGGCGCGAAGAAAACCACCGAAGAACTGGATGAGCGACTTCGCCACGTAAAATCGCCATTACCTCCCAGGGCCGACGCGGACGAGGACCGCCCGTCCTAAGGAGGACCTTAGAGTGCGGGCAGATTGTGCGGGCAATCGTAAGGAAATCGGGCAATCTGAAGGGAACTTCACAGAAGGCCTAAACCGGGTGCTCAACCTCATCATCCGGTACGTGGAGCAGCCCGAGTCTGCCGCGATAGCCCGCCTCGACGAGGAAAGAAAAAAGGCTAAGGAGGAAAGCGCCCGCCTCGAAGCTACCGTCAAAGGGCTGCAAGAAGAGAACGCCTCGCTCCGCCGCAGGTTAGACGAGCTGGAGGCGTCATCCAGTAAAGCCCCGACAGAAGAATTGTGGGCAATGGTGGAGGCTAGAGTCCAGGCCAGGGGTGGAGTCGGCCCTGATGGGGCCAGCCCATAGGCCCACTCTGGCCCACGAAAGAAAGGCCGCCCCCGGGGACACGCAGCTCCCTGTGACGAGCGGCTTCGTAGGAGGGGCGCCTAACAACGGCAAACCGGCGAAGAACAAGGGGAAGGGGAAGGCGAAAGGACCAGCCGAACCAGCTCCGCCCCTCTCCGCTCCTGCGACTGGGCCCTCTAGCGCGCCGCCAACCGCTGTCCCTGGTCCTTCCAGGGCCCCGGCAAAACCCGGGGGAAAGAAGAAACAGACGAAGAAGGACACGCCAGCACAAGCCGCTCCGGAGCCCCGCCCGCTGCCGCCGGCTCCGACCTCGATGGAAACGCCGTGGGTCGTGGTGGCCAAAAGAACAAGAAAGAAGGAAAGGCCCGCTCCGACATCAGCGGCAAACACGCAACCGCCACAATCAACACGTCGGGCGGAGCCAAAACTGCGGCCACCACGCTCTGCGGCCGTAATAATATCTCTTACACCGGCGGCGGTGGCGAAAGGCATGACGTATAAGGGCGTGCTGACAGACGCACAGAACCGggtagacctcaccggcctGGACATTACCAGGCTGAGACCGaagtttgcggccacgggcgccccaatgtacgaggtgcccggggctaACTCAgaagagggccgactccctcgccgcaaggctgagggagtgtttCGCAGGGTCGGAAGATATCAgaatctcccggcccacgaagaccGTGGAACTGCGGCTAAGTGAGCTGGACTATACAGCCACTCCAGaatcagtcgcagcggccctctccaaggccggtgagtgcgCCGTGGGAGACGATAAAAGTTgggcaaattcgccctgatCGGTCAGGCGTAGGGACCGCCTGGGTGAaaatgcccataaaggcggcccaaaagtGAAGGGGCGGGCCGAATACTGatcggctggaccgcggctcagtgactgtcctcgagtcgcggcccctgcggtgcttccggtgcctggagagcgggcacgttagggagcgctgtgactgcgcagtggaccgcagcgagttgtgctatcgctgcggtcaggcgggccacaaagccgcgaatgcaaggccccggcgaactgcgcagtctgcgctgcgGCCGGCAgaccgccaggcaccggctcggggaaggcttgttcggcccctcccgacgcaaccggcgccgcccccaaagAAGGAATGCGCCtacggctgaggttctgtcccagccacAGGCGGCGAGCCACCGCAACCAGTGGTAgaggccgagatggacgtggagatcgcccatcaataatggaccataagtttcctccaggcgaacatcaaccactgcgcccgcgcccaggacctgttgtcccaaagcctggcgcagtggtcggtgcaagtggccgtggtcgccgaaccgtattttgtcccgcccgagataactgggtaggggacatcgacgggtcggtggccatcatcaccagggtgccgctggctccccgcccttcgcaaaagtcgagaagggccagggatgcgtcgcggctctgttggggaattgtggatagttggagtttatttctccccaacagaccctggccgagttcgaatctttcctcgttcggctgggggccctggttgagcagggccaacctcacccgacgatcgtcgccggtgacttcaacgcgaaatccgcggtctggggttcgccggcgaccgacgctcgcggtgagatCCTGGAGAAAATaggcgatctccgtcggcctggccgttctgaacaggggtcggtggacacgtgcgtgcggcacaacggcgggtcaatcgttgatttgtcgtttgggtgccccgtcgtcgcacgtcgtgtccgtggctggagggtcctcgtggacgcggagacactatcggatcatcgatatataaggttcgatgtcgccgcgcccacgagtcaacgtaaccagcccattggtggaccgagtgcccctggtcaggacggcccgcggtgggcattaaggcgcctcgacaaggaggccctagagctggctgctctggcagtctcgtggctccccgagccggagggtccggtgagggtcgagcaggaagcggagtggttcggggtggcaatgtcggacgtttgcgacgccgccatgccccgggcgctccgtcgtcctccgcggcagGAGgagtgtactggtggtcggcggagttagcgcagttgcgcgcgtcttgcgtggctgcgcgccgccgatacgccaggcatcgccgccgccgtattcgcgcacgagaccatgaagaccgggagcggcagctctacggcctctataaagaggcgaagagcgctgcgggtggccattcatagggccaaggtcgcggcacgcaaggagttttggagactctcgacggggacccgtgggggcgcccctacaaactagtgatgaataagcttcgtccagcggcgccccgctgtcgcagagtctccagccagaactggccaacgttgtcgcggccttgttcccggccaccgaggataccactcctccaccgatggcgccaccggaagtggcgtcatcgtcgttctCGGCAAAgaggatattccagaggtttcgcccgcggaaatgcgggcggcagtgttctcggctgcggggcaaaacaccgccccgggtctcgacggcatccccggaaagcctgggtgctaaccctcgagtacctggggccgcggctccgtagcctattctccgcctgtatggtgcagggcgtcttcccggcgcggtggaagaccgggaagctcgtcctgctgaagaaagagagacccgcagagtcgccgtcggcctaccggcccatcgtgctgctcgacgaggtcgccaaacttttgagcgcattttacacgcgcgcctcgtcgagcacctcgagagggtcggtcccaacttggccgacaatcagtttggatttaggagtggacgctcaactgtccacgcgattctgcgggtcaagtcgcaggcggaggaagcagtggccaggggaaagGTTGTTATTGCGGTCTCGTTGGACATATCCAACGCatttaattcgctcccctggccctgtataaacgaagcactgcggtaccatgtggtgccgccctatctcaggcgtctggtgcacgcgtacctttctgacaggtacgttgtgtatccgggcgccgacggtaacaccgaagagcgatgtcgtgcggtgttccacaggggtcggttctaggccctctcttgtggaacatcgggtacgactgggtgctccgtggtgccaatctctggggcgtcgacgtgacgtgttatgcggatgacacgttggtcacggcgacgtctaagaccttccaggacgccgcgatcctggcggcggtgggtaccGGCCACGTAGTGAGTCGGATTagacgtttaggtttgaaggtggcctcGATAAGACCGATGCCTTGTGTTTTCACGGGCAACggcgggggccaccggccggtgccaaCATCAtggttgagggggtgcggattcccatcggcagccatgaagtatttaggtttgattttggatagccgatgggagttcagcgcccattttaaGATGTTAAGGACGAAGTTGTctagggcggcgggcgctctttccagcctgctgcccaacctggaaggtcctaatatcccttgccgaaggttgtaccacggggtcgtgcggtccatggcgttgtacggcagcccggtctgggctgacgccctgggggggcgttctgtcgccctcctgcggggccacggcgggtcgtagcgcagcgggccatacgggcgtaccgcacggtctcgtacgaggcggcttgtcttttggccggattcctgccctgggatctggacgccaaagccctctccgatacttttcattggagggaggaggcgttcaggaacgggcagcgtccggcgcCCTGAAgagtggaggccaaaagggcctccttacggcaatgccgccgtggaggagtggcgttccaggctggaggccccgtcagcggggcttcgggccgtagcggcagtgcgtcctgtctttgcacagtggctggacaggcgccacggcgcggcgacatttcgcctgacgcaggtgctcaccgggcatgggtgcttcggggagtacctgtgtcagatagtaggcacggaggtgagcgccgtgtgtcaccattgtgacaactgcccgcgggatacggcccaacatacgttggagtcttgcccagcctgggacgatgagcgcagcgctctcgtgtcagtcgtcggagaacctctcgctgccggccgtggtcgcttccatggtcggcagcccggaggcctggcgtgcggtggcccacttctgcgaggtggtcctcgcagaaggagagtgccgagagggatcgagagggaggatccctcccgccgtcagaggagacgtaggaggcgccgggtggacgactgaccggcgtctcccgccctgtggaatggggcgtttggagaattccaccacggtatcccctgcctgtcgtaaaggcgactaataggggccacgaaggggtcgtcggcgggcagcaggggctgccgTCTAGTGCGcatgcacttttcagtgcgtgtagtgcgttcatcgcacactattcggttgacccccgggatggacggcagcgtgttgttggcctcacgctgccgtagacgccgagggcgtccttcggtgcgcggggctttgagccccataggagacgggccgcaaggcggcaccgcgcaggggcggttgcggtagcagactagacatttcaacgtcagaggaagcccgcagccgtccctaatgcgccgaagagggccaccgcggagttttagttggtatgccgtgcgttgtacataggttagggactcggcccggcggtcgcccgaaggtctacatcaattccgggcggcgcaacgtcgggtcgtaaggcacggtgaccccaacataaccgctcagtcgccccacgaaggctgggcggtagtaataaggtactttctccgcgaaaccttAAAAGgttaaggttaggttaggttaggttaggttaggttaggttaggttaggttaggttaggttaggttaggttaggttaggttaggttaggttggggtgctaggtcaggaaacctcctcgtggtgcaccctgggcagcggcgcgtcgatcagaccgatcaggctgatctgcgcgccggcgatatctgacaacgagttgttgacggtcgtcgcctcttgcggcggccgccgtctagtAACGCCGTCGGGTagtgtcgtcgtcgactagCTTTCaccgtcacttgtggcgttggcgagtaggcccgctgacgatatttcCCGCCGTCGTCacaacgtcgtggggcccatctcgggcagctccggttctgtcccggggtgtcggcgggctcggtgtgcgctcaccccgccccgagcaggcagtggggatTTTCCtttcattgccaccgtcatagatcgtaacccggtatggaggtctgtggatatgtctcgcgctcctgccggaccgagggtcttggcttaaccgcccggaccgcgaggaagaaaacctctataaaaatcaccccgaatctcaagcggcggcgcgccgcgagggatgcatggccgatgggtagttcggtctcgagtgcgaccccgccagagtaccggccgacactctgcgcgggttacgctaggcttacccaggtacaggggcactgcctgggcggaccaccctttccccacactcgtgggaacaattatggaatccctttaaacaaaaacaaaaccccaataattttattaaagaagtTGCCTTCTTCGGTTTCCGGCCGGAGGCGGTGGTCGAAGGGTGCAAGCCCAACGACGAAGACGTAGCGAAGGAGATAACGGGCGCGatgcccatggaggtggcagcCGAATTCGCGCGGCCTTTGAGCCTGGACACGGACTCGAGCGAGTGGCTCTACCGTGAGGAGCAAAAGCTCTGGAGAAGGAAGTCGCAAACAAGAAGCAGCTTTTCGCAGCTCAGTCgaccagcgacaccgacgaaccgGCGCCGAAGACGCAGGCGATCGACGGCAGAATGAGGGACGTCCGCCCTCAGTGGGCAAGTACGTCGGCCTCAAGAAAGCGCAGTTGGAGCGTGACAGGCTTCAACGGGAAGCCGCGCGGAAGACGCAGAGAGGAGCTGGAGGACCAGCTGCAATTTATCAAGTCGCCGGTCCCCAGAGTATCAGACACCGAAGAGGACCGTCCAATACTCAAGGAAGACCTCCGTAAGTGCACCCAGGTTGTTCGCAATGTCGTGAGGAAGTCAGGCAACCTCAAAGGCACTTCCCAGAAGCGCTTAACTGGGTCACGGACAAGATCGTGAAGTACGTGGAACAGCCTGAGTCCGCTGTCATCGCGCTCGAGGGAAATAAAGTGGCAGGAACACAGTGCCCGTCTTGAAGCCAACATGAGGCCATGAAGGAGGAGAATGCCACCCTaaaacgacgcctcgaagaCCTGGAGGCGTCCGCAAACAAGTCATCGACAgaggagatgctggcgatggtcgaGCGAGGGTCCAAGCCAAATGGAGTCTATCCTCATGGGCCCGGCCCGGCCCCGCTGGCCCACGAAAGAAGGACCGCCTCGGGGACACACAACTCCCCGTGACGAGCGGATATGTAGGAGGGCGCCGAACACAAAACCGGCAAAGGCAAAGGGAAAAAGAAAGAAGGGGAGCAGCCAACCGCTCCGCTCCCACCCCCCCCTGCTCCAGTCGCTGGGCCTCCAGCGCGCCGCCACAACCCGTCGCGGGTCCCTCCACGGCCCCGGTGACTACGACGGCATCGGCGGCAAAGACCCAGGACCGAAGGAGAGCGCCCAAACAAAAGCCCCAAAGGGCAAGAAGAACGGACCGCCTCCAGCCCAACCCGCTCCAGAGCCCCGCGTGCTGCCGCCAGCCCCGGCTAACGTGGACACGCCGTGGGTCGAGGTGGCCAGAAGAAAGAAAAAGGGAAAGCCGGCAGCAGCGCCAACAAACATCACACAGCCGCCGAAACCGACGCGCCGGAAGGAGCCGAAACTGCGGCCGCCTCGTTCTGCGGCCGTGGTGATCTCTCTAACACCAGCAGCTGTTGCGAAGGGCCTGACCTACAAGAGCGTCCTAATGGACGCCCAAAGTAAggtagacctcaccggcc is drawn from Manduca sexta isolate Smith_Timp_Sample1 unplaced genomic scaffold, JHU_Msex_v1.0 HiC_scaffold_2263, whole genome shotgun sequence and contains these coding sequences:
- the LOC119192027 gene encoding neurofilament heavy polypeptide-like, coding for MEGVAGTSGATITDVDSESSGSVSSVRSRRAPGGGIPARLTVCHFTSDTDEPAPKDTSNRRPRERASSLGPTRTRTARPKEDLRVRADCAGNRKEIGQSEGNFTEGLNRVLNLIIRYVEQPESAAIARLDEERKKAKEESARLEATVKGLQEENASLRRRLESRPGVESALMGPAHRPTLAHERKAAPGDTQLPVTSGFVGGAPNNGKPAKNKGKGKAKGPAEPAPPLSAPATGPSSAPPTAVPGPSRAPAKPGGKKKQTKKDTPAQAAPEPRPLPPAPTSMETPWVVVAKRTRKKERPAPTSAANTQPPQSTRRAEPKLRPPRSAAVIISLTPAAVAKGMTYKGVLTDAQNRVDLTGLDITRLRPKFAATGAPMYEVPGANSEEGRLPRRKAEGVFRRVGRYQNLPAHEDQVAFFGFRPEAVVEGCKPNDEDVAKEITGAMPMEVAAEFARPLSLDTDSSEWLYPQSTSDTDEPAPKTQAIDGRMRDVRPQWASTSASRKRSWSVTGFNGKPRGRRREELEDQLQFIKSPVPRVSDTEEDRPILKEDLQALNWVTDKIVKYVEQPESAVIALEGNKVAGTQCPS